One Janthinobacterium sp. TB1-E2 genomic region harbors:
- a CDS encoding lipase secretion chaperone, with protein MHAKSIIGGSLAALALYLALRPGEAPAPPPEKAEPDLFAFVRSMEGTRPDGNVTVATGDKLVVDAELAHLFDYYLAGLGEKPLAAIRSQIEAELDRRLAPVPAREAKRLLGAYLAYKQALAGAEQALPAQADAALAARARLQAMRALRGNYFTPEESAGLFGASDAYDDDAVARMAILGDTSLDEAQRQAQLAALDQKMTPAQRAARDAPLQVAQLDASVRTLRAQGGGDNEVYRLRASTFTPAAAARLAELDREESQWQQRIIAYQALKAQKASLPGGAQDAAALQQLRDASFTPDEQRRLGAYE; from the coding sequence ATGCACGCGAAATCGATCATCGGCGGCAGTCTGGCGGCCCTGGCCCTGTACCTGGCGCTGCGCCCTGGGGAAGCGCCGGCCCCGCCGCCGGAAAAGGCGGAACCGGACCTGTTCGCGTTCGTGCGCTCGATGGAAGGCACGCGGCCCGACGGCAACGTGACGGTGGCCACCGGCGACAAGCTGGTGGTCGACGCGGAACTGGCGCACCTGTTCGACTACTACCTGGCGGGCCTCGGTGAAAAGCCGCTGGCCGCCATCCGCAGCCAGATCGAGGCGGAACTGGACCGGCGCCTGGCGCCCGTCCCCGCCCGCGAAGCCAAGCGCCTGCTGGGCGCATACCTGGCCTACAAGCAGGCGCTGGCCGGCGCGGAACAGGCGTTGCCGGCGCAAGCCGATGCGGCCCTGGCGGCGCGCGCGCGCCTGCAAGCCATGCGGGCCTTGCGCGGCAATTACTTTACGCCAGAGGAAAGCGCGGGCCTGTTCGGCGCCAGCGACGCGTACGACGACGATGCCGTGGCGCGCATGGCCATCCTCGGCGACACGTCGCTCGATGAAGCGCAGCGCCAGGCGCAACTGGCGGCGCTCGATCAAAAAATGACGCCCGCCCAGCGCGCAGCGCGCGATGCGCCTCTGCAGGTGGCGCAGCTGGACGCCTCCGTCAGGACCTTGCGGGCACAGGGCGGCGGCGACAATGAAGTGTACCGCCTGCGTGCCAGCACCTTCACGCCGGCGGCGGCCGCGCGCCTGGCGGAACTGGACCGCGAAGAATCGCAGTGGCAGCAGCGCATCATCGCCTATCAAGCGCTCAAAGCCCAGAAGGCCAGCCTGCCCGGCGGCGCACAGGATGCGGCTGCCCTGCAGCAGCTGCGCGACGCCAGCTTTACCCCGGACGAACAGCGCCGGCTGGGCGCCTACGAATAG
- a CDS encoding ATP-binding protein — MINSPAPAYVFGPFRLLPLERVLFEGERALRLGSRAMDLLLALLERAGDIVDKHELVAIVWPNAVVDDATLRVHLAALRKALGDGRDGQRYITTIPGRGYGFLAPLAHTGRPAPGAAGAEPRHNLPVMLTRMLGRAEVLQTMANQLLQLRLLCIAGPGGIGKTTLAVVLATRVLRRYADGVCFVDLSPLDEGRLVPLALATALGVAVAADDAMPVLLAYLRPRHMLIVLDNCEHVIGAAAALADALLKGAPLLHVLATSREPLRLTSEQLQRLPALELPPADAVPDAAAVRHFAAVQLFCERCAAVDDAFVLADADVPVVVDICRRLDGIPLALELAAGRIGHFGLHELRRQLDDRFRLLTRGARNMPLRHQALRATLDWSYGLLDAQERQVLQALSVFRSRFRLESASAVAGCDVFDTLADLAAKSLVSIEFCGQHVYYRLLDTTRAYAGALLSAGGDAGAVLLRHARHCLGLAQRIAADWGSMPPASWSARYGRHVDDLRAAIDWAFGEEGDVALGVSLTLAAQTLFYQLSLMDEYRVRVGRALERMAARGLDDPDSEMRLHASQAHLLLHTQGITGTMLRSFQHGYALAMRTDDGSRRCEAICGMWICCLKLADFQRADSYATELAVLCDAREARDDAPMRLVLARMRSVGEYVQGRYAQSAALARMVLAHPEGAAQLGFNNALLADHQVCLRGTLARCLWMQGRPDDALALAREAVTVGFEHNGVTLCVALAINAIPVALWCGQRELAHAWICLLCEHAARYGLLYWSAWGAAYQRLLDGGEALAQFPWPSVRSWPIQVDLMATLHDAAADSQALRRARMGLAPWSAPEVLRRDAHHRWRALAQDDTAGLEAVRVQLEEALRLARGQQAPGWELRCATSLAAVLQAQGRRAAAHAVLAPVHAGYRQGRDTTDVMAAAALLAQLA; from the coding sequence ATGATAAACAGTCCTGCCCCGGCCTATGTCTTCGGCCCGTTTCGCCTTTTGCCGCTGGAGCGCGTGCTGTTCGAGGGCGAACGCGCGCTGCGCCTGGGCAGCCGGGCCATGGACTTGCTGCTGGCCCTGCTGGAGCGCGCCGGCGACATCGTCGACAAGCATGAACTGGTGGCCATCGTCTGGCCCAATGCCGTGGTCGACGACGCGACCTTGCGCGTGCATCTGGCGGCGCTGCGCAAGGCGCTCGGTGACGGCCGCGATGGCCAGCGCTACATCACCACCATTCCCGGGCGCGGCTACGGCTTCCTGGCGCCGCTGGCGCACACGGGCCGGCCGGCGCCCGGTGCGGCCGGCGCCGAGCCGCGGCACAACCTGCCCGTCATGCTCACGCGCATGCTGGGCCGCGCCGAGGTGCTGCAGACGATGGCCAACCAGCTGCTGCAATTGCGCCTGCTGTGCATTGCCGGCCCGGGCGGCATCGGCAAGACCACGCTGGCCGTCGTCCTGGCCACGCGCGTGCTGCGCCGCTATGCCGACGGCGTGTGTTTCGTCGACCTGTCGCCGCTGGACGAGGGGCGCCTGGTGCCGCTGGCGCTGGCCACGGCGCTGGGCGTGGCCGTGGCGGCCGACGACGCCATGCCGGTGCTGCTGGCCTACCTGCGCCCGCGCCACATGCTGATCGTGCTCGATAACTGCGAGCACGTGATCGGCGCGGCCGCCGCGCTGGCCGACGCCTTGCTCAAGGGTGCGCCGCTGCTGCACGTGCTGGCCACCAGCCGCGAGCCGCTGCGCCTCACCAGCGAGCAGTTGCAGCGCCTGCCCGCGCTGGAATTGCCGCCGGCCGATGCCGTGCCCGATGCGGCGGCAGTGCGCCATTTCGCCGCAGTGCAGCTGTTTTGCGAACGCTGCGCGGCCGTCGACGATGCTTTCGTGCTGGCCGACGCCGACGTGCCCGTGGTGGTGGACATCTGCCGGCGGCTCGATGGCATCCCGCTGGCGCTGGAGTTGGCGGCCGGTCGCATCGGCCATTTCGGCCTGCACGAATTGCGCCGCCAGCTTGATGACCGCTTTCGTTTGCTCACGCGGGGCGCGCGCAACATGCCCTTGCGCCACCAGGCCCTGCGCGCCACCCTGGACTGGAGCTATGGCCTGCTCGACGCGCAAGAGCGCCAGGTGCTGCAGGCGCTGAGCGTGTTCAGGAGCCGCTTCCGCCTCGAGTCGGCCAGCGCCGTGGCCGGATGCGACGTGTTCGACACCCTGGCCGACCTGGCGGCCAAGTCCCTCGTCAGCATCGAGTTTTGCGGCCAGCATGTGTATTACCGGCTGCTCGACACCACGCGTGCCTATGCCGGCGCGTTGCTGTCGGCGGGCGGGGATGCGGGCGCCGTGCTGCTGCGCCATGCGCGCCATTGCCTGGGCCTGGCCCAACGCATCGCGGCCGACTGGGGCAGCATGCCGCCGGCCAGCTGGAGCGCGCGCTACGGCCGCCATGTCGACGACCTGCGCGCCGCCATCGACTGGGCTTTCGGCGAGGAGGGCGACGTGGCGTTGGGCGTGTCCCTGACCCTGGCCGCGCAAACCCTGTTCTACCAGCTGTCGCTGATGGACGAATACCGCGTGCGCGTCGGGCGGGCGCTCGAGCGCATGGCCGCGCGTGGGCTGGACGACCCGGACAGCGAGATGCGGCTGCATGCCTCGCAGGCGCACCTGCTGCTGCATACGCAGGGCATCACCGGCACCATGCTGCGCTCGTTCCAGCACGGTTATGCGCTGGCCATGCGCACGGACGATGGCAGCCGCCGCTGTGAGGCGATTTGCGGCATGTGGATCTGCTGCCTGAAGCTGGCCGATTTCCAGCGCGCCGACAGTTACGCCACCGAGCTTGCCGTCCTGTGCGACGCGCGCGAGGCCCGCGATGACGCGCCGATGCGGCTGGTACTGGCGCGCATGCGCTCCGTGGGCGAGTATGTGCAGGGACGCTACGCGCAGTCGGCGGCGCTGGCGCGCATGGTGCTCGCGCATCCCGAGGGTGCCGCGCAGCTCGGCTTCAACAATGCCTTGCTGGCCGATCACCAGGTGTGCCTGCGCGGCACGCTGGCGCGCTGCCTGTGGATGCAGGGCCGCCCCGACGACGCACTGGCGCTGGCGCGCGAGGCGGTGACGGTGGGCTTCGAGCACAATGGCGTCACGCTGTGCGTGGCGCTGGCCATCAATGCCATTCCCGTCGCCCTGTGGTGCGGGCAGCGGGAACTGGCGCATGCGTGGATTTGCCTGCTGTGCGAGCACGCGGCCCGCTATGGCTTGCTGTACTGGAGCGCCTGGGGCGCCGCCTACCAGCGCCTGCTCGACGGGGGCGAGGCGCTGGCGCAGTTCCCCTGGCCGTCGGTGCGCAGCTGGCCGATACAGGTCGATCTGATGGCCACCCTGCACGACGCGGCCGCCGATAGCCAGGCGCTGCGGCGCGCGCGCATGGGCCTGGCGCCGTGGAGCGCGCCGGAAGTGCTGCGCCGCGACGCGCACCACCGCTGGCGGGCGCTGGCGCAAGATGATACGGCGGGCCTGGAAGCGGTGCGGGTGCAGCTGGAAGAAGCGCTGCGGCTGGCCAGGGGCCAGCAGGCGCCTGGCTGGGAGCTGCGCTGCGCCACCAGCCTGGCGGCCGTGCTGCAGGCGCAAGGCCGCCGCGCCGCCGCGCATGCCGTGCTGGCTCCCGTCCATGCGGGCTACCGGCAGGGGCGTGACACGACGGACGTGATGGCGGCCGCCGCTTTGCTGGCGCAGCTGGCTTGA
- a CDS encoding EAL domain-containing protein, with protein sequence MARLARFWHGALALLCRAPARSRELQGRLDRAIVGGEFCFHYQGKFDTARLRLVGLEALLRWNHPRHGLVYPNEFIGLAERTNVIAALGNWGIDAACRQLAQWRAQGLPVVPVAVNVSARQLCQPQLPDFVLGCLRRHAIPPGLLELEVTESCCIDDMAQATQGLRRLRALGLSISLDDYGTGHSGLSHVRLLPIHTIKIDRSFIHDLGSGGSADCDTVIVASTLALARGLGLQALAEGVENGEQLAQLRRLGCPQVQGFYLHRPEPAADVAALLAAGAPAGPVTVPKHGAMRHGADAQ encoded by the coding sequence GTGGCGCGCCTGGCAAGGTTCTGGCACGGCGCGCTGGCGCTGCTGTGCCGGGCGCCGGCGCGCAGCCGGGAGTTGCAGGGGCGCCTGGACAGGGCCATCGTCGGCGGCGAATTCTGCTTTCATTACCAGGGCAAGTTCGATACGGCGCGGCTGCGCCTGGTCGGCCTGGAAGCGCTGCTGCGCTGGAACCATCCGCGCCACGGCCTCGTCTACCCGAACGAATTCATCGGCCTGGCCGAGCGGACGAACGTCATCGCCGCGCTGGGCAACTGGGGCATCGACGCCGCTTGCCGCCAGCTGGCGCAGTGGCGCGCGCAGGGCCTGCCGGTGGTGCCGGTCGCGGTGAATGTCTCGGCGCGCCAGCTGTGCCAGCCGCAGTTACCCGATTTTGTGCTGGGCTGCCTGCGGCGTCACGCCATTCCGCCCGGCCTGCTGGAGCTGGAAGTGACGGAAAGCTGCTGCATCGACGACATGGCGCAGGCGACGCAGGGATTGCGCCGGCTGCGCGCGCTGGGCCTGTCCATTTCGCTCGACGATTACGGCACCGGCCATTCTGGCCTGAGCCATGTCAGGCTGCTGCCGATTCATACCATCAAGATTGACCGCTCCTTCATCCACGACCTGGGCAGCGGTGGCAGCGCAGATTGTGACACTGTCATCGTCGCCTCGACCCTGGCGCTGGCGCGGGGACTGGGCTTGCAGGCGCTGGCCGAGGGCGTGGAAAACGGTGAACAGCTGGCGCAGCTGCGGCGGCTGGGCTGCCCCCAGGTACAGGGCTTTTACCTGCACCGCCCGGAGCCCGCGGCCGACGTGGCCGCGCTGCTGGCCGCTGGCGCGCCGGCCGGCCCTGTAACAGTGCCGAAACATGGCGCCATGCGGCATGGCGCGGATGCTCAGTAG
- a CDS encoding methyl-accepting chemotaxis protein, whose protein sequence is MANMKIGTRLRCAFALLTLLLLATAVLGMLRLSSLELRMRDVIDDKYPKTVLANDIIKNVNIIARSSRNLLLMTEPQQLAQERATIARAGGDTEKGLAQLEKAVQSPQGRELMAAVTQARAAFNGGRDKVLALLDEGARDEATGLLLGTVRGEQLRYMAALESLIAYQHALMEEAGDQVHHEYTTARNMMLALSALAVLFSLVTAWLVTRSIVDPLRHALNVAQTVAAGDLTSAFGRHGGDETGKLLDALCIMNGNLLDIVQRVRSGTDTIATASSQIAAGNIDLSSRTEEQASSLEQTASAMEELSSTVQQNADNARHASVLAVEAANIAGAGGQAVGQVIHTMDAISASSAQIADIIGVIDMLAFQTNILALNAAVEAARAGEQGRGFAVVATEVRNLAQRSAAAARDIRALIATSTQQVDAGAALVAQAGATMQEVVAAVGRVSQMVADITAASAEQSTGIGQVSQAVVQMDEVTQQNAALVEEAAAASQSLEGEAANLLQVVSVFRLRQGPAVLAGRPAPAVPRLLA, encoded by the coding sequence ATGGCAAATATGAAAATCGGCACGCGCTTGCGCTGTGCCTTTGCATTGTTGACCTTGCTGCTGCTGGCGACCGCCGTGCTGGGCATGCTGCGCCTGTCCAGCCTGGAACTGCGCATGCGCGACGTGATCGATGACAAATATCCGAAAACCGTGCTGGCCAACGACATCATCAAGAATGTCAACATCATCGCGCGCTCCTCGCGCAACCTGCTTTTGATGACGGAACCGCAGCAGCTGGCGCAGGAACGCGCCACCATCGCGAGGGCGGGCGGCGACACGGAAAAAGGACTGGCGCAGCTGGAAAAGGCGGTGCAGTCGCCGCAGGGCCGCGAGCTGATGGCGGCCGTGACGCAGGCGCGTGCCGCGTTCAACGGCGGGCGCGACAAGGTACTGGCCCTGCTGGACGAGGGCGCGCGCGATGAAGCGACCGGTTTGCTGCTCGGTACGGTGCGCGGCGAGCAGTTGCGCTACATGGCGGCGCTGGAAAGCCTGATCGCGTACCAGCATGCGCTGATGGAGGAGGCGGGCGACCAGGTGCATCACGAATATACGACGGCGCGCAACATGATGCTGGCGCTGAGCGCGCTGGCCGTGCTCTTTTCGCTCGTCACCGCCTGGCTGGTCACGCGCAGCATCGTCGATCCGCTGCGCCATGCCTTGAACGTGGCGCAGACCGTGGCCGCCGGCGACCTGACGTCGGCCTTTGGCCGTCACGGCGGCGATGAAACGGGCAAGCTGCTCGACGCGCTGTGCATCATGAACGGCAACCTGCTCGACATCGTGCAGCGCGTGCGCAGCGGCACCGACACCATCGCCACGGCCTCGTCGCAGATCGCGGCCGGCAATATCGACCTGTCCTCGCGCACCGAGGAGCAGGCCAGCTCGCTCGAACAGACCGCGTCGGCCATGGAGGAACTGAGTTCCACGGTGCAGCAGAACGCGGACAATGCCCGCCATGCGAGCGTGCTGGCCGTCGAGGCGGCGAACATCGCCGGCGCCGGCGGGCAAGCCGTGGGCCAGGTGATCCATACGATGGACGCCATCAGCGCCTCGTCTGCGCAGATCGCCGACATCATCGGCGTGATCGACATGCTGGCCTTCCAGACGAATATCCTGGCCCTGAACGCAGCCGTGGAAGCGGCGCGTGCGGGCGAGCAGGGGCGCGGCTTTGCCGTCGTGGCAACGGAAGTGCGCAACCTGGCGCAGCGCAGCGCGGCGGCGGCGCGCGATATCCGCGCCCTGATCGCCACCTCGACGCAGCAGGTGGACGCGGGCGCGGCGCTGGTTGCGCAAGCCGGCGCCACGATGCAGGAAGTGGTGGCGGCCGTGGGGCGCGTGAGCCAGATGGTGGCCGACATCACGGCGGCCAGCGCCGAGCAAAGCACGGGCATCGGCCAGGTCAGCCAGGCGGTCGTGCAGATGGATGAAGTGACGCAGCAGAACGCGGCCCTGGTGGAAGAAGCGGCGGCCGCGTCGCAATCGCTGGAAGGCGAGGCGGCGAATCTGCTGCAGGTGGTCAGCGTGTTTCGCCTGCGCCAGGGGCCGGCGGTTCTGGCGGGCCGCCCTGCGCCTGCCGTGCCGCGCCTGCTGGCTTAG
- a CDS encoding methyl-accepting chemotaxis protein, translated as MFKNLLIKWKLATLVAVMMTALLVVGVSGYSGIATVGRAVNEIGVVRLPSIQGLMMMSEGQTAVAAATLTAAMYENNYQAQDKFAEALQLRTKAWTNIEAGRKLYEPLPQTPEEAVLWQRFQGEWAAWKGDDDKVRAILRQLADNRDEPRQKELFAAFYKQYQDSRALFGKAEGTLNEIIKLNNGVADASVKDGSAAVIRSESLMVILGLLASALGIGCAAYITRAITQPINAAVKVAQTVASGDLTSQIEVHTTEETGQLLRALKDMNSSLVSIVGQVRSGTETIATASSEIASGNLDLSSRTEEQASSLEETASSMEELTSTVRQNADNAQQANQLALNASGVAVKGGAVVGKVVETMDAINDSSRKIVDIISVIDGIAFQTNILALNAAVEAARAGEQGRGFAVVATEVRNLAQRSAAAAKEIKTLIGDSVVAVDTGSKLVAEAGSTMAEIVSSVQRVTDIMAEISLATQEQSSGIDQINQAIGQMDQVTQQNAALVEEAAAAAESLQEQSGQLAQVVSVFKLDGAQAPAAHENTNAKPAAPRTVAASAALKRPAPGQASRPAAGRPALHAVPSQRQGAPRDDEWEVF; from the coding sequence ATGTTTAAGAATTTACTGATCAAATGGAAGCTGGCGACGCTTGTCGCCGTGATGATGACGGCCTTGCTGGTGGTGGGCGTCAGCGGCTATTCGGGCATCGCCACCGTCGGGCGCGCCGTCAATGAAATCGGCGTGGTGCGCCTGCCGTCGATCCAGGGCCTGATGATGATGAGCGAAGGCCAGACGGCCGTCGCCGCCGCCACCCTGACGGCCGCCATGTATGAAAACAATTACCAGGCACAGGACAAGTTCGCGGAAGCGCTGCAATTGCGCACCAAGGCATGGACGAATATCGAGGCGGGCCGCAAGCTGTACGAGCCGCTGCCGCAAACCCCCGAGGAAGCCGTGCTGTGGCAGCGCTTCCAGGGCGAGTGGGCGGCCTGGAAGGGCGATGACGACAAGGTGCGCGCCATCCTGCGCCAGCTGGCCGACAACCGCGACGAGCCGCGGCAGAAAGAGTTGTTCGCGGCGTTCTACAAGCAGTACCAGGATTCGCGTGCGCTGTTCGGCAAGGCCGAAGGCACGCTCAACGAAATCATCAAGCTCAATAACGGCGTGGCCGATGCCAGCGTCAAGGATGGCAGCGCGGCCGTGATCCGCTCGGAAAGCCTGATGGTCATCCTCGGCTTGCTGGCCTCCGCGCTGGGCATCGGCTGCGCCGCCTACATCACGCGCGCCATCACCCAGCCGATCAATGCGGCCGTGAAAGTGGCGCAGACGGTGGCTTCGGGCGACCTGACGAGCCAGATCGAGGTGCACACGACGGAAGAAACGGGCCAGCTGCTGCGGGCGCTGAAAGACATGAATTCCAGCCTGGTCAGCATCGTCGGCCAGGTGCGCAGCGGCACGGAGACCATCGCCACGGCGTCGTCGGAAATTGCCAGCGGCAACCTGGACCTGTCCTCACGCACGGAAGAGCAAGCCAGTTCGCTGGAAGAGACGGCGTCGTCGATGGAAGAACTGACGTCGACCGTGCGGCAGAACGCCGACAACGCCCAGCAGGCGAACCAGCTGGCGCTGAACGCCTCGGGCGTGGCGGTCAAGGGCGGCGCCGTGGTGGGCAAGGTGGTCGAGACCATGGACGCCATCAATGATTCGTCGCGCAAGATCGTCGACATCATTTCCGTCATCGACGGCATCGCCTTCCAGACGAATATCCTGGCGCTCAACGCCGCCGTGGAAGCGGCGCGCGCGGGCGAGCAGGGACGCGGTTTCGCCGTCGTGGCGACGGAAGTGCGCAATTTGGCGCAACGTTCGGCGGCGGCAGCGAAGGAAATCAAGACCCTGATCGGCGACTCCGTCGTGGCCGTCGACACGGGCAGCAAGCTGGTGGCCGAGGCGGGCAGCACGATGGCTGAAATCGTCTCCAGCGTGCAGCGCGTGACGGACATCATGGCGGAAATCAGCCTGGCGACGCAGGAGCAAAGCTCGGGCATCGACCAGATCAACCAGGCCATCGGCCAGATGGACCAGGTGACGCAGCAAAACGCGGCCCTGGTGGAAGAGGCGGCCGCGGCGGCCGAATCGCTGCAGGAGCAATCGGGCCAGCTGGCCCAGGTGGTCAGCGTCTTCAAGCTCGATGGCGCGCAGGCGCCTGCCGCGCACGAAAACACAAACGCAAAGCCGGCCGCGCCGCGCACCGTGGCGGCCAGCGCCGCGCTGAAGCGTCCGGCACCGGGACAAGCTTCGCGCCCAGCCGCAGGCCGCCCGGCCCTGCACGCCGTGCCGTCCCAGCGCCAGGGCGCGCCGCGCGACGACGAGTGGGAAGTGTTTTGA
- a CDS encoding 5'-nucleotidase — protein MAYPIEHKLVIGVASSALFDLAESHQVYLDNGPEEYRKYQETHIDTVLPRGVAFPFIRRFLNINKHYPRQSPVEVVLFSRNSPETGLRVMHSIAHYGLDISRAAFMTGKSPYPYLPAFNASLFLSANEGDVRSALACDYPAGLVLPSRTEDDEDDEELRVAFDFDGVIADDEAETVFKRNNDVEEFHAHETLNVGTPHRPGPLAGLFQKLATMQRLEERAQRRDPGYKKILRIAIITARNAPSHERVVTTLKSWGVAADETFFLGGMDKSRVLAVFKPHIFFDDQLSHLKSAGGTIPMVHVPFGVANMRT, from the coding sequence ATGGCTTATCCTATCGAACACAAACTGGTGATCGGGGTCGCTTCCAGCGCCCTGTTCGACCTGGCCGAATCGCACCAGGTCTACCTCGACAACGGCCCAGAGGAGTACCGCAAGTACCAGGAAACGCATATCGACACGGTCCTGCCGCGCGGCGTGGCCTTCCCCTTCATCCGCCGTTTCCTGAACATCAACAAGCACTATCCGCGCCAGTCGCCCGTGGAAGTGGTGCTGTTTTCGCGCAATTCGCCGGAAACCGGCTTGCGCGTCATGCACTCGATCGCCCACTACGGCCTGGACATTTCACGCGCCGCCTTCATGACGGGCAAGTCGCCCTACCCCTACCTGCCCGCCTTCAACGCCTCGCTGTTCCTCAGCGCGAATGAAGGCGACGTGCGCAGCGCCCTGGCCTGCGACTACCCGGCCGGCCTGGTGCTGCCATCGCGCACGGAAGACGACGAGGACGACGAGGAATTGCGCGTGGCCTTCGATTTCGACGGCGTGATCGCCGACGACGAAGCGGAAACCGTCTTCAAGCGCAACAACGACGTCGAAGAATTCCACGCCCATGAAACCCTGAACGTGGGCACGCCGCACCGCCCCGGACCGCTGGCTGGCCTGTTCCAGAAGCTGGCCACGATGCAGCGCCTGGAAGAAAGGGCGCAGCGGCGCGACCCCGGCTATAAAAAGATCCTGCGCATCGCCATCATCACGGCGCGCAACGCGCCTTCGCACGAGAGAGTCGTGACGACCCTGAAAAGCTGGGGCGTGGCGGCCGACGAGACGTTTTTCCTGGGCGGCATGGACAAGTCGCGCGTGCTGGCCGTGTTCAAGCCGCATATCTTCTTCGACGACCAGTTGAGCCACCTCAAATCGGCGGGCGGCACGATACCGATGGTGCATGTTCCCTTCGGCGTTGCAAATATGCGCACATGA